Proteins co-encoded in one Brassica oleracea var. oleracea cultivar TO1000 chromosome C4, BOL, whole genome shotgun sequence genomic window:
- the LOC106342728 gene encoding uncharacterized protein LOC106342728 yields the protein MGFISCISLPTISSRIPSTLFSKQSTLASLYSLNKFALRREYKLSFSLSLSTTSSMIVTPIHASSSSSSTIGETSDGLKVQSHVSIGANDLLIVGAGVLGRLVAEKWREEHPDCQIIGQTVTINHHNELEKLGIKPALKETEFDGKFSYVIFCAPPSQSPDYAAELRTAASKWNGEGSFLFTSSSAPFDCFDNGECNEDSPVVPLGKSPRTDVLLRAEQVVLESGGTVLRLAGLYTETRGAHNYWLNKETVEARPDHILNLIHYEDAASLAVAIMKKKAGGRIFLGCDNHPLSRQEVMDLMDQSGKYDKKFKGFTSTSGPLGKKLNNSRTRVEIGWEPNYPSFAQFLGVTK from the exons ATGGGTTTCATCTCTTGCATCTCACTTCCGACCATCAGTTCGAGAATTCCATCGACCCTTTTCTCAAAGCAGTCGACTTTAGCTTCTCTGTACTCTTTAAATAAGTTTGCTTTGAGACGCGAGTATAAACTAAGTTTCTCGTTGTCACTATCAACAACGTCTTCGATGATTGTCACTCCTATTCACGCCTCTTCTTCTTCCTCCTCCACCATTG GTGAGACCAGTGATGGCTTGAAGGTCCAGTCTCATGTGTCAATTGGGGCAAACGATTTGCTTATTGTTGGAGCAGGTGTTCTTGGACGCTTAGTTGCTGAAAAATGGCGAGAG GAACATCCAGATTGTCAAATCATTGGGCAGACAGTAACAATAAATCATCATAATGAGCTGGAGAAGTTGGGTATCAAACCAGCTCTTAAAGAAACTGAATTTGATGGCAAATTCTCCTATGTCATCTTTTGTGCTCCTCCTTCACAAAGTCCAGATTACGCCGCTGAGCTCAG GACGGCAGCATCAAAGTGGAATGGTGAAGGATCATTCTTGTTCACATCTAGTTCTGCACCTTTTGATTGCTTTGATAATGGAGAATGCAACGAG GATTCTCCAGTAGTGCCACTAGGAAAGAGCCCAAGAACTGATGTGCTTTTGAGAGCTGAACAAGTCGTGTTGGAAAGTGGAGGGACTGTCCTCAGACTAGCAGGGCTTTAC ACAGAGACTAGAGGTGCGCATAATTACTGGTTGAATAAGGAGACAGTTGAGGCTCGTCCTGATCATATCCTAAATCTCATCCACTATGAG GATGCAGCATCACTGGCAGTTGCCATCATGAAGAAGAAAGCTGGTGGTAGGATTTTCTTGGGCTGTGACAACCATCCTTTGTCAAGGCAAGAGGTGATGGACCTGATGGATCAAAGTGGAAAGTATGATAAGAAGTTCAAAGGCTTCACAA GCACTAGTGGTCCTTTAGGGAAGAAGCTGAACAACTCAAGGACACGAGTTGAAATAGGATGGGAGCCTAATTATCCAAGCTTTGCTCAGTTTCTTGGAGTAACGAAGTAA
- the LOC106337921 gene encoding probable mediator of RNA polymerase II transcription subunit 37e — MVQEAEKYKSEDEEHKKEVKAKNALENYAYNMRNTIRDDKIGEKLPAADKKKIEDWVEEATQGLCGNQLAEADEFEDKMKELESVCNPIIAKMYQGAGGEAGGPTDDEAPPPAGPKIEEVDWFFWNCFPLMSGTSQY, encoded by the coding sequence ATGGTCCAAGAGGCTGAGAAGTACAAGTCTGAGGATGAGGAGCACAAGAAGGAGGTCAAAGCCAAGAATGCTCTTGAGAACTATGCGTACAACATGAGAAACACCATCCGTGATGACAAGATAGGTGAGAAGCTTCCTGCTGCAGACAAGAAGAAGATTGAGGATTGGGTTGAGGAAGCAACCCAAGGGCTTTGTGGTAACCAGTTGGCTGAAGCAGACGAGTTTGAAGACAAGATGAAAGAGCTGGAGAGTGTGTGCAACCCGATCATAGCAAAGATGTATCAAGGAGCTGGTGGTGAAGCAGGTGGTCCTACTGATGATGAAGCTCCTCCTCCTGCTGGCCCCAAGATTGAAGAAGTCGACTGGTTCTTTTGGAATTGTTTTCCCTTAATGTCTGGAACGTCTCAATACTAA